A single Actinomadura algeriensis DNA region contains:
- a CDS encoding membrane-associated oxidoreductase codes for MEPVELTAAERRVWRAFRTGAKVDFWRDGDDVEDGAAWGPDRTVRAWVLRKLLLRPPEDGEVAALRVSGARIAGKLDLQYATVEHPIRLWACHFEEIPNLYSAHLTQLNLSKSCLPGLFAATMHVSGVLRMTGCRVPGRMSLGGVRVSRAFFLEGARLGTPGTDQGEIVHLNHSVLEDDVWAPGLEAHGEIRLSSASITGNLNLEDAVLSNPGRRALEGESLAVGQNLMARNLRTEGEFGLRGARIAQKVDLFGAHLSHPVGHPAGSALDAENLSVGTDVVARRARFEGEVNLRGATIPGQLDLARARIAHPSGQAMRASASTIGEVWLRDARVDGLLNVRRARLGLLHVPPDALGGGVRLDGLTYDALSPRLPAKVRIPMLERDVEGYVPHAYEQLAAAYLRAGEDIAARNVLLAKQRRRRRTLPLYRRIWGYLQDMTVGYGFRPLWAAAWLAGLVLAGTVAFGAEHPAPLKADEHPDFNALFYSLDLLLPIIDFGQQKAFKPAGWHQWLAYTLISTGWVLATTIAAGVTRTLSRQ; via the coding sequence GTGGAGCCGGTCGAGCTGACCGCCGCGGAGCGGCGGGTGTGGCGGGCGTTCCGGACGGGCGCGAAAGTCGACTTCTGGCGGGACGGCGACGACGTCGAGGACGGCGCGGCGTGGGGCCCCGACCGGACCGTCCGGGCGTGGGTGCTGCGCAAGCTGCTGCTCCGGCCGCCGGAGGACGGCGAGGTCGCGGCGCTGCGGGTGTCGGGAGCGCGGATCGCCGGGAAGCTGGACCTGCAGTACGCGACGGTCGAGCATCCGATCCGGCTGTGGGCGTGCCACTTCGAGGAGATCCCGAACCTCTACTCCGCGCACCTGACGCAGCTGAACCTGAGCAAGTCGTGCCTTCCGGGCCTGTTCGCGGCGACGATGCACGTGAGCGGCGTCCTGCGGATGACCGGGTGCAGGGTGCCGGGACGGATGAGCCTCGGCGGCGTCCGGGTGTCCCGGGCGTTCTTCCTCGAAGGGGCACGGCTCGGAACTCCGGGGACGGACCAGGGCGAGATCGTCCATCTGAACCATTCGGTGCTGGAAGACGACGTATGGGCCCCCGGGCTCGAGGCGCACGGCGAGATCCGGCTGAGCAGCGCGTCCATCACCGGCAACCTGAACCTCGAGGACGCCGTGCTGAGCAACCCCGGACGGCGGGCGCTGGAGGGCGAGAGCCTCGCCGTCGGCCAGAACCTGATGGCCCGGAACCTGCGGACCGAAGGGGAGTTCGGCCTGCGCGGCGCCCGGATCGCGCAGAAGGTCGACCTCTTCGGTGCGCACCTGTCGCATCCCGTCGGGCATCCCGCCGGGTCCGCCCTGGACGCCGAGAACCTCTCCGTCGGGACGGACGTGGTCGCGCGGCGGGCGCGGTTCGAGGGCGAGGTCAACCTGCGGGGGGCGACGATCCCCGGGCAGCTCGACCTGGCGAGGGCCCGCATCGCGCACCCGTCCGGCCAGGCCATGCGCGCGAGCGCGTCGACGATCGGCGAGGTGTGGCTGCGCGACGCGCGGGTGGACGGGCTGCTGAACGTGCGGCGGGCGCGGCTCGGGCTCCTGCACGTGCCGCCGGACGCGCTGGGCGGGGGCGTCCGGCTGGACGGGCTGACCTACGACGCGCTCTCCCCCCGGCTCCCGGCGAAGGTGCGGATCCCGATGCTCGAACGGGACGTCGAGGGGTACGTCCCGCACGCGTACGAGCAGCTCGCGGCGGCGTACCTGCGGGCGGGCGAGGACATCGCGGCGCGCAACGTCCTGCTCGCCAAGCAGCGGCGCCGCCGCCGGACATTGCCCCTGTACCGGCGGATCTGGGGCTATCTGCAGGACATGACGGTCGGGTACGGGTTCCGTCCGCTGTGGGCGGCGGCGTGGCTCGCGGGGCTCGTACTCGCCGGGACGGTCGCGTTCGGGGCCGAGCATCCGGCGCCGCTCAAGGCCGACGAGCATCCGGACTTCAACGCGCTGTTCTACTCCCTCGACCTGCTCCTGCCGATCATCGACTTCGGGCAGCAGAAGGCGTTCAAGCCCGCCGGGTGGCACCAGTGGCTCGCGTACACGCTGATCAGCACGGGCTGGGTGCTGGCGACGACGATCGCGGCCGGCGTCACCCGCACCCTCAGCCGGCAGTGA
- the galT gene encoding galactose-1-phosphate uridylyltransferase, with protein sequence MFRTRARLSDGREIVYYDEQPGRVPAPDPRGLPPVEPLSETRRDPLTGDPVTITAHRNARTFLPPPEECPLCPGGPASEIPDAGYDVAVFENRFPSYAAATPHVPAAVDGVPLFERSRGAGRCEVVCFTDDHDSALARLPVSRVRTVVDAWADRTAELSALPGIEQVYAFENRGVEIGVTLHHPHGQIYGYPFVTPRTGRMLATAAAYGGDLFGDVLAAERAGPRVVSAGEHWTAYVPAAARWPVEVHLTPHRHVPDLVALDAAERDELAVLYRDLLRRLDALYGTPLPYVAGWHQAPIGEGRDLLRLHLELFSIRRAADKIKYLAGSESGMAAWINDVTPEDAAARLRAVTAG encoded by the coding sequence GTGTTCCGGACCCGCGCGCGCCTCAGCGACGGTCGAGAGATCGTCTACTACGACGAGCAGCCGGGCCGCGTGCCCGCCCCCGACCCGCGGGGGCTCCCGCCGGTCGAGCCGCTCAGCGAGACGCGCCGCGATCCGCTGACGGGCGACCCGGTCACGATCACCGCGCATCGCAACGCGCGCACGTTCCTGCCGCCGCCGGAGGAGTGCCCGCTGTGCCCCGGCGGCCCCGCGTCGGAGATCCCGGACGCGGGGTACGACGTCGCCGTCTTCGAGAACCGGTTCCCCTCGTACGCCGCCGCCACCCCGCACGTCCCGGCCGCCGTGGACGGCGTCCCGCTGTTCGAGCGGTCCCGCGGCGCCGGACGGTGCGAGGTCGTCTGCTTCACCGACGACCACGACTCGGCGCTCGCCCGGCTCCCGGTGTCGCGCGTCCGGACGGTCGTCGACGCGTGGGCCGACCGGACGGCCGAACTGTCGGCGCTGCCCGGCATCGAGCAGGTGTACGCATTCGAGAACCGGGGCGTCGAGATCGGCGTGACCCTGCACCATCCGCACGGGCAGATCTACGGGTACCCGTTCGTGACGCCGCGCACCGGGCGGATGCTCGCGACGGCCGCCGCGTACGGCGGCGACCTGTTCGGCGACGTGCTCGCCGCCGAACGCGCCGGGCCCCGCGTCGTCAGCGCCGGCGAGCACTGGACCGCGTACGTGCCCGCCGCCGCGCGCTGGCCCGTCGAGGTCCACCTGACCCCGCACCGGCACGTCCCCGACCTCGTCGCCCTCGACGCCGCCGAACGGGACGAACTGGCCGTCCTGTACCGGGACCTGCTGCGCCGCCTCGACGCGCTCTACGGCACGCCGCTGCCGTACGTCGCGGGCTGGCACCAGGCGCCCATCGGCGAGGGCCGCGACCTGCTCCGGCTGCACCTGGAGCTGTTCTCGATCCGGCGCGCCGCCGACAAGATCAAGTATCTGGCGGGGTCGGAGTCGGGGATGGCCGCCTGGATCAACGACGTCACGCCGGAGGACGCCGCCGCGCGGCTGCGCGCGGTCACTGCCGGCTGA
- a CDS encoding GTP-binding protein, with translation MVSKPSEPVAVKILIAGGFGVGKTTLVGAVSEIRPLQTEELLTDRGVGVDDIEGVEQKTTTTVAMDFGRITIRDGLILYLFGTPGQDRFWFMWDELSAGALGAVVLADTRRLPDCFPAVDYFESRGLPFIIGVNCFDDGYDYTVEEIREALDLDAGTPVVLCDVRRRDSGKEVLTALVKHLLAVNEGEKAAAR, from the coding sequence ATGGTCTCCAAGCCCTCTGAACCGGTCGCGGTGAAGATCCTCATCGCCGGGGGATTCGGCGTCGGCAAGACGACCCTCGTCGGCGCCGTCAGCGAGATCCGCCCGCTGCAGACCGAGGAGCTGCTGACCGACAGGGGCGTCGGCGTCGACGACATCGAGGGGGTCGAGCAGAAGACGACCACCACGGTCGCGATGGACTTCGGCCGGATCACGATCCGCGACGGGCTGATCCTCTACCTGTTCGGCACGCCCGGCCAGGACCGGTTCTGGTTCATGTGGGACGAGCTGTCGGCCGGGGCGCTCGGCGCGGTGGTCCTCGCCGACACCCGGCGGCTGCCCGACTGCTTCCCCGCCGTCGACTACTTCGAGAGCCGCGGGCTGCCGTTCATCATCGGCGTGAACTGCTTCGACGACGGCTACGACTACACCGTCGAGGAGATCCGCGAGGCGCTCGACCTGGACGCGGGGACGCCCGTCGTGCTGTGCGACGTGCGGCGCCGCGACTCCGGCAAGGAGGTGCTGACGGCGCTGGTCAAGCACCTGCTGGCGGTCAATGAGGGCGAGAAGGCCGCCGCCCGGTAG
- a CDS encoding DUF742 domain-containing protein, with the protein MSEWLDDEAGPIVRSYALTRGRARPAGDEPFDMITLIATAGRPRAGTPGIGPEHLQILEMCAAPQPVAEVAARLELPLIVVRVLLGDLLGQRLITVTRPRQESPLSKESLLREVLHGLQAL; encoded by the coding sequence ATGAGCGAATGGCTCGACGACGAGGCCGGGCCGATCGTCCGGTCGTACGCGCTGACCCGGGGCCGCGCCCGGCCCGCCGGCGACGAGCCCTTCGACATGATCACCCTCATCGCCACGGCGGGACGGCCGCGCGCCGGAACGCCCGGGATCGGCCCCGAGCACCTGCAGATCCTCGAGATGTGCGCCGCGCCGCAGCCGGTCGCCGAGGTCGCCGCGCGCCTCGAACTGCCTCTCATCGTCGTCCGGGTGCTGCTCGGGGACCTGCTCGGCCAGCGGCTGATCACCGTCACCCGTCCCCGCCAGGAGAGCCCGCTCTCCAAGGAAAGTCTCCTCAGGGAAGTGCTGCATGGTCTCCAAGCCCTCTGA
- a CDS encoding nitrate- and nitrite sensing domain-containing protein yields the protein MAHRGRPAAPTVPAVQSSDQAEQAVQPGRAGAAAPEPGAAAAPERRGPKAARFRSIRFKVVLMVTVSVVSLALLWSFAANIALGEGLNLRHVETVQDHYAYPAGALGSALQEERRLSMVYLGGRDATARAAMESGRLVTDRQAGLFRDLASHGDDHDVPGRTLRLADKILQALDGLAERRRAIDSGAVDRRRAFDDYTSALGDVGALQGSLVTLDNAEVAKDARSQAELTEAREALAQENAWLAGALAAGGMTAVEHSTFVQLVGAQRTLYAHAAADLRPADRRYYERVVQFPAYRRLHALEEHFIGSRKAVSDAGEAGRLWKTTVDSNLTRLRGLELSLAAGAEKRAEPISDGIITRVVLAGLLGVLAVAASLIIAVWVARSIIRELARLRREAIDLADVRLPGVVARLRRGEEVDVAAEAPPLAFAAREIDEVGEAFNAARRTAIQEAVAEATLRRNVGEVFVNLARRSQTLLHRQLKLLDAMERRIEEPDDLEDLFRVDHLATRMRRHAEGLIILSGRPPGRGWRTPVAVVDVARAAASEVEDYTRVNVAPMTGASIVGPAVADVIHLLAELIENATVFSPPHTTVQVHGQPVAHGYGIEVEDRGLSMDDAALAAANERLATAEEFDLSDSGRLGLFVVGRLARRHGVKVTLRTSPYGGMTAIVLLPEDLVVRPDEPDGPPAITTRRAEEALVPAGTVVVPSLPVEDDRGSVLRLPATMVDTGFRTDAAPEDGADPGKTPLPRRRRVAPPDPPRTEVAYPAFPQRPEADDPRPDDDPDDEEPAGNRQRAIGDVRRRTSGERRPPLPRRVRQQNMAAQLRDGEPASAPDPGEPEPPVRARRTPEEARAMMSSIQRGTRRGRAEVEDGEDSG from the coding sequence GTGGCACATCGAGGCCGTCCGGCGGCCCCCACGGTTCCCGCCGTCCAGTCGTCCGACCAGGCCGAACAGGCAGTGCAGCCGGGCCGGGCAGGCGCGGCCGCGCCCGAGCCGGGCGCGGCGGCCGCGCCGGAGCGGCGCGGCCCCAAGGCGGCGCGATTCCGGTCCATCCGATTCAAGGTCGTGCTGATGGTCACCGTCTCGGTGGTCTCGCTCGCCCTCCTGTGGTCGTTCGCCGCGAACATCGCGCTCGGCGAGGGCCTGAACCTGCGGCACGTCGAGACCGTCCAGGACCACTACGCCTATCCGGCCGGCGCCCTCGGCAGCGCCCTGCAGGAGGAACGCCGGCTCTCGATGGTGTACCTCGGCGGACGGGACGCGACCGCCCGCGCCGCGATGGAGTCCGGACGGCTCGTCACCGACCGGCAGGCCGGGTTGTTCCGCGACCTCGCGAGCCACGGGGACGACCACGACGTGCCGGGACGGACGCTGCGGCTCGCCGACAAGATCCTGCAGGCCCTCGACGGGCTGGCCGAGCGGCGCCGCGCCATCGACTCCGGCGCCGTCGACCGGCGGCGCGCGTTCGACGACTACACCTCGGCGCTCGGCGACGTCGGCGCGCTGCAGGGCTCGCTCGTCACCCTCGACAACGCCGAGGTCGCGAAGGACGCGCGCAGCCAGGCCGAGCTGACCGAGGCCCGGGAGGCCCTCGCGCAGGAGAACGCCTGGCTCGCGGGCGCCCTCGCCGCCGGGGGCATGACGGCCGTCGAGCACTCGACGTTCGTCCAGCTCGTCGGCGCGCAGCGCACCCTGTACGCGCACGCGGCGGCGGACCTGCGCCCCGCCGACCGCCGGTACTACGAGCGCGTCGTGCAGTTCCCCGCTTACCGGCGGCTGCACGCGCTCGAGGAGCACTTCATCGGGTCGCGCAAGGCCGTGTCGGACGCGGGCGAGGCCGGCCGGCTGTGGAAGACCACCGTCGACTCCAACCTCACCCGGTTGCGCGGGCTCGAACTGTCGCTCGCCGCGGGCGCCGAGAAGCGCGCCGAACCGATCTCCGACGGGATCATCACCCGCGTCGTCCTCGCCGGGCTCCTCGGCGTCCTCGCCGTCGCCGCGTCCCTGATCATCGCGGTGTGGGTGGCGCGTTCCATCATCCGTGAACTGGCCCGGCTGCGCCGCGAGGCGATCGACCTCGCCGACGTCCGGCTGCCCGGCGTCGTCGCCCGGCTGCGCCGCGGCGAGGAGGTGGACGTCGCCGCCGAGGCCCCGCCGCTGGCCTTCGCCGCCCGCGAGATCGACGAGGTCGGCGAGGCGTTCAACGCCGCGCGCCGCACCGCGATCCAGGAGGCCGTCGCCGAGGCGACGCTGCGCCGCAACGTCGGCGAGGTGTTCGTGAACCTCGCCCGCCGCAGCCAGACGCTGCTGCACCGCCAGCTGAAGCTGCTGGACGCCATGGAGCGCCGCATCGAGGAACCCGACGACCTCGAGGACCTGTTCCGCGTCGACCACCTCGCCACCCGCATGCGGCGGCACGCCGAGGGCCTGATCATCCTGTCCGGGCGGCCGCCCGGCCGCGGCTGGCGCACCCCCGTCGCCGTCGTCGACGTCGCGCGCGCCGCCGCGTCCGAGGTCGAGGACTACACCCGCGTCAACGTCGCCCCGATGACCGGCGCGTCCATCGTCGGGCCCGCCGTCGCCGACGTCATCCACCTGCTCGCCGAGCTGATCGAGAACGCCACCGTGTTCTCGCCGCCGCACACCACCGTGCAGGTCCACGGCCAGCCCGTCGCGCACGGCTACGGCATCGAGGTGGAGGACCGCGGCCTGTCCATGGACGACGCCGCGCTCGCCGCCGCGAACGAGCGGCTCGCGACCGCCGAGGAGTTCGACCTGTCCGACAGCGGACGGCTCGGCCTGTTCGTCGTCGGCCGCCTCGCCCGCCGGCACGGCGTCAAGGTCACGCTGCGGACGTCCCCGTACGGCGGGATGACCGCGATCGTCCTGCTGCCCGAGGACCTCGTCGTCCGCCCCGACGAGCCCGACGGCCCGCCCGCGATCACCACTCGCCGCGCCGAGGAGGCGCTCGTCCCGGCGGGCACGGTCGTCGTCCCGTCCCTCCCCGTCGAGGACGACCGCGGCTCCGTCCTCCGCCTCCCCGCCACGATGGTCGACACCGGCTTCCGGACGGACGCGGCCCCCGAGGACGGCGCGGACCCCGGCAAGACGCCGCTGCCCCGCCGCCGCCGGGTCGCGCCCCCCGACCCCCCGAGGACCGAGGTCGCCTACCCCGCCTTCCCGCAGCGCCCCGAGGCCGACGACCCGCGCCCGGACGACGACCCGGACGACGAGGAACCGGCCGGGAACCGGCAGCGGGCGATCGGGGACGTCCGGCGGCGCACGTCCGGGGAGCGGCGGCCGCCGCTGCCCAGGCGGGTCCGGCAGCAGAACATGGCGGCGCAGCTGCGCGACGGCGAACCGGCGTCCGCCCCCGATCCCGGTGAGCCCGAACCGCCGGTTCGCGCCCGCCGCACGCCCGAGGAGGCCCGCGCGATGATGTCGTCCATCCAGCGTGGCACCCGGCGCGGACGCGCCGAGGTCGAGGACGGCGAGGACTCCGGATGA
- a CDS encoding ABC transporter substrate-binding protein, producing the protein MPETPRVSSPHRPDVRRARPARPRRRRGRTVLAAGALALVAGLTGACTGGDDAAVTPSAPPDVPMRQDIGDGEGRLDLVVWAGYAEDGSHDPKVDWVTPFEKSTGCRVNAKIADTSDAMVALMETGRYDAVSASGDASLRLIYGGLVAPVNTRLLSNYDDIAPFLKNQPYNSANGQMYGVPHGYGANILMYRKDKLPRPPESWSVVWEEDSPAAGHVVAYDSPIYIADAALYLKAHRPELGIEDVYALDEEQFEAAVDLLKRQRPNINQYWHNYLDELQAFEIGSNYAGTAWQVTANLAKARKVPVATTIPSEGATGWSDTWMVASKAEHPSCAYQWLNWITTPKVQAQVGQWFGEAPANPKACRYTAAGFCETYRVGDRAFYDRIAFWRTPVENCGDDRGTECVPYDRWTQAWTEIKG; encoded by the coding sequence ATGCCCGAAACCCCCCGCGTGTCCTCCCCGCACCGTCCGGACGTCCGGCGCGCCCGTCCGGCCAGGCCCCGGCGCAGGCGCGGGCGGACCGTGCTCGCCGCCGGCGCGCTCGCGCTCGTCGCGGGACTGACCGGCGCCTGCACGGGCGGCGACGACGCGGCCGTGACCCCGTCCGCGCCGCCGGACGTGCCGATGCGGCAGGACATCGGCGACGGCGAGGGCCGTCTCGACCTGGTCGTGTGGGCCGGGTACGCGGAGGACGGCTCGCACGACCCGAAGGTCGACTGGGTGACGCCGTTCGAGAAGTCGACCGGCTGCCGGGTCAACGCGAAGATCGCCGACACGTCCGACGCGATGGTCGCGCTGATGGAGACGGGCCGCTACGACGCGGTGTCGGCGTCCGGGGACGCGAGCCTGCGGCTGATCTACGGGGGCCTCGTCGCGCCCGTCAACACCCGCCTTCTCAGCAACTATGACGACATCGCACCGTTCCTGAAGAACCAGCCGTACAACTCCGCCAACGGCCAGATGTACGGCGTTCCGCACGGGTACGGCGCGAACATCCTGATGTACCGGAAGGACAAGCTGCCGCGGCCGCCGGAGTCGTGGAGCGTCGTGTGGGAGGAGGACTCGCCCGCCGCCGGGCACGTCGTTGCCTACGACTCCCCCATCTACATCGCGGACGCGGCCCTCTACCTGAAGGCGCACCGGCCCGAACTCGGCATCGAGGACGTCTACGCGCTCGACGAGGAGCAGTTCGAGGCGGCGGTCGACCTGCTCAAGCGGCAGCGGCCGAACATCAACCAGTACTGGCACAACTATCTGGACGAGCTCCAGGCGTTCGAGATCGGCTCCAACTACGCGGGGACGGCCTGGCAGGTGACGGCGAACCTGGCGAAGGCCCGGAAGGTCCCGGTCGCGACCACCATCCCGAGCGAGGGCGCCACCGGCTGGTCGGACACCTGGATGGTCGCGTCGAAGGCCGAGCATCCCTCCTGCGCCTACCAGTGGCTGAACTGGATCACGACGCCGAAGGTGCAGGCGCAGGTCGGGCAGTGGTTCGGGGAGGCGCCGGCGAACCCGAAGGCGTGCCGGTACACCGCCGCGGGCTTCTGCGAGACCTACCGCGTCGGCGACCGCGCGTTCTACGACCGCATCGCGTTCTGGCGCACGCCGGTCGAGAACTGCGGCGACGACCGCGGCACCGAGTGCGTCCCGTACGACCGGTGGACGCAGGCGTGGACGGAGATCAAGGGCTGA